The proteins below come from a single Candidatus Binatus sp. genomic window:
- a CDS encoding DUF1269 domain-containing protein: MSDLIVVAYDDEHKAEEIRLRLVKMQQSYLVDLEDAVVATRNSSGEVKLHQIHNLTVAGAISGGFWGALIGLIFLSPFLGFALGAAGGAAGGALSDVGINDDFMKELASTLKPGTSALFVLVRKMTADKVLEQLQGSGGRVLKTSLSHDDESKLQAALDAARKPA; the protein is encoded by the coding sequence ATGAGCGATTTAATCGTTGTTGCGTACGATGATGAACACAAGGCCGAGGAAATTCGGCTGCGGCTGGTGAAGATGCAGCAATCGTATCTGGTGGACCTGGAAGACGCGGTGGTCGCGACCAGGAATTCGAGCGGCGAAGTGAAGCTGCATCAGATTCACAATCTCACGGTGGCGGGCGCGATCAGCGGCGGGTTCTGGGGCGCGCTGATCGGGCTGATCTTCCTGAGTCCTTTCCTGGGCTTCGCACTTGGCGCGGCGGGCGGCGCCGCAGGCGGAGCGCTCAGCGACGTCGGGATCAACGACGATTTCATGAAGGAACTGGCGAGCACGCTGAAGCCGGGCACGTCGGCGCTGTTCGTGCTGGTCAGAAAAATGACGGCGGACAAGGTGCTGGAACAGCTGCAGGGAAGCGGTGGCCGCGTGCTGAAGACTTCGCTCTCGCACGACGACGAGTCGAAGCTGCAGGCGGCGCTGGATGCCGCGCGCAAGCCGGCCTGA